In Spirosoma sp. KUDC1026, the sequence TACGGCAAACCTCGATTTCTCGCGCCTGTATGAGCAGAAGTGGGGCGTTCGCAGCCTGAACCTGGCGTTCGGGGCCGAGTACCGTATGGAGAACTTCCGGATTGAAGCCGGGGAAGCCAACTCATACATTGGGGCCGACATCAGAAAATCGGTTCCGCTGGCTCCTTATACCATCAATGGTGCGTCGCCTGGAACGACGCTGGCACTGCCTGGCTCGCAGGTATTCCCCGGTTATCAGCCATCGGATGCCATCAACAAATCGCGCTCGAACATAAGCCTGTACGCTGATGTCGAGGGTGAACTGTTCCGCCGGCTGCTGCTGGACGCGGCCGCGCGCTACGAAAATTTCACGGATTTTGGCTCGAAGCTGACGGGTAAACTGGCGGGCCGGTTACGGATCTTTGACGGGCTGAACCTGCGGGGGGCTATCAGTACCGGCTTCCGGGCACCCAGCCTGCACCAACGCTATTTCCAGAACACCAGTACGCAGTTTGTGAGCGGTATTCCGTCAAACACTCTGACCGTAAACAACGACAACCCGATTGCCCGGCAGACCATTGGTGTCGATGCCCTGCGCCCCGAAACGTCGGTAAACTATACGCTGGGGCTGACCAGCCAGTTGGGCCGGCAGTTTTCTATCACGATCGATGCGTACCAGATTGACATTAAAGACCGGATTCTGTACTCGGGTTCGTTCAGTCGTGCCGTGCTGGGCTTTGCCGCCGATCAGTACGTGGGTATCAACAACGTTCGCTTCTTCGCCAACGCGGCTAACACCCGAACCCGGGGTATCGACATCGTCGCTACCGAACGCATGAAAGTAGGGGCTGGGCAGCTCAGTATCACGGCTGCAATCAACTTCAACAAAAATCTCGTTCAGTCGATCAATCCAACACCAGTTATCAACAGTGCAGCCAATAATGAAGGCAAAGGTGGTAACCCCGATACGTGGTTCCGCAATATCTTCTTCGACCGCTCGCAGGTAGCCCTGCTGGAAACGGGTCAGCCGCAGAACAAGATCAACCTGAGTGCTACGTACTCGATTGGTAAGTTTGATATTACGGCGCGAACCGTTCGCTTTGGCTCGGTAACGAATAAAACCAACCTCGATCCGTACGCCACGAACGCGAGCGGTGCGTACTACAACGCCCAGTTCGCCCGGAATGAGAACGGCGCGCCCTACATCGATCAGACTTTTACGCCGATCTGGATTACCGACCTAACACTCAATTACCGGGTGAACAAAATCATTTCGCTGACGGTTGGCGCAAATAACCTGCTCGACGTGTATCCGAACCAGATCTACATCGACCCACGTAACGCGGTCGGTTCGATTGACTACGCATCAGGTCGTGATGCGTCGAACCGGGGCCGTTTTCTGTTCGGTTCGAACCAGGGCGGTTTCAACGGCCGCTTCCTGTTTGGTCGCCTGAACGTTTCAATGCCCTAATCCATAGATGATTAAAAGCACGAAGCCCGGCCGATTCGAATCGGCCGGGCTTTTGTGTGTTGATAGAGCCTGACGGTTCATTTTGGTGCCATTCGGATAGCGCCATCCAGTCGGATGACCTCGCCGTTCAGTATGGGATTTTCGATGATGGCCTGGACCAACTGGGCGTATTCGGCCGGGCGGCCCAATCGGGCAGGAAAGGGTACCTGCTGACCCAGTGAAAGGCGAGCGTCTTCGGGTAAGCCCGCCAGGAGCGGGGTTTCGAACAAGCCGGGCGCAATCGTCATGACCCGAATGCCCGACCGGGCCAGATCGCGGGCAATGGGCAAGGTCATACTGGCAATTCCGCCTTTTGAAGCCGCATAGGCTGCCTGACCAATCTGTCCGTCGAAAGCGGCTATCGATGCCGTATTGACAATAACGCCCCGCTCACCCGCAAACGGACTATCGTTAGGCTGAGGATCGTTATGCTCCATTGCCAGGGCCGCCAGTCGAACGACGTTGAACGTACCAATCAGGTTAATCGCAATAACTTTCTGGAAGACGGCCAGCGAATGAGCCCCGTACATACCGGCAACCTTTCCCACGGTTTTTCGGGCTTCGGCAATGCCCGCGCAGTTGACATTGATATGGAGGCCACCAAACAATTCGACGGCCAGGTTGACGGCCGCCTGTACGTCAGCTTCGTTGGTTACATCAGTCTTGATAAATCGCGTGTTAGAGCCGAGTTCATCGGCCAGCGCTGTGCCGCGCTGCTCGTTCAGATCGGCAATGACTACGTTGGCACCCTGACTGACCAGCAGCCGGGCGGTGGCTTCGCCCAGGCCAGAGGCTCCTCCGGAAATTAAAGCGGTGGATCGAGATACATCCATACCATCGTTAGAGAATATCCATCAGTTCGCTCCAGTGGCGAATGTTATACGTAGGCTGTTCATCAACTGAAATACCCGCCGGATTGTAAAACACCGTATCGAGTCCGGCACCTTTGGCCCCCAGAATGTCGGCTTCATAATTATCGCCAATCATCAGGCTGTCAGCTGCGTTGGCTCCGCTGATACGTAGCGCGTATTCGAAAACCAGTGGATCGGGCTTCTTGGCATTGGCGTTTTCGCTGGTAACCACGTTGGTAAAGTAGTGGGCTATTTCGGCGCTGTCCATTTTGATAGCCTGAATCTCAGCAAAACCATTCGTGATGATATGCATGGGATAGCGCCCATGCAGGTGATCCAGCAGTTCTCTGGCTGATTCAAGCAAATGCGGTTTGTAAGGCAGCAGGCGCAGGTATTCGGCGTTGAGATCGGCTTTGATCAGAGCGGGGTCAATGCCCAGTGCGCGGAAAGCCATCGGGAATCGATTCTCCCGAATGTATGTGTGCTCAATCAAGTTTTTGTCGTAGTCGGCCCAGAGTTTCTTGTTGATGTCGATGAAGTGACGGCTAAACTCGCTTTCTGATGTAATACCCGCATCGGCTAGCCGAAAGGTCGTATACAGTTCGGAAAGACATTCGGCCGAATTGCGGTCAAAGTCCCAAAGCGTGTGATCAAGGTCAAAGAAAAGGTGTTTGTAAGGCATAAGGAGGCAATAGGGTTACTCAACAGTTCGGCTGATCATTGCCACGTAGCAACGGTCAGTATAGAAATACCAATCGCAGGAAGCCGTGAAAAATTTGTTCAGCCATTAGAAAAAAGCTGGCCAGTCGATAATACGTTGGTGTACGTATCAGACTGGCCAGCTCGTAAGAAAATAGGCGTTATCAGCCGTGCTTATCGGGTGTAGAGCGACCCTTTGGCAATCGTTGATTCATATTCAAAGTTGATCGTTTCCAGGAATTTACCGGTTACCCAGCCAATATCCGAGTCACGGATAAACACCATCCGCTTGGACGAACCCTGGCGGGCATAGTCGTTCGCGGTAGCTTCGAGTAGCAGCGCGCCCGCAATGAGTTGCTTCTGGCTAACCAGATTCTGCATCGTGCGAATATCCTGCGACGCTTTTGCCAGAACAGCGGGATCGCCGATATAGGACAGGTCGGGACGAACCAGCGATGCATAATCGCTGAGGGCGAGCCGCTTGAATTGATCGATGTCCTGTTTCGTTATAGCAACCGCCGTGGTGGTTGACTTATCGGGGTGCAGATAGGTAACCAGGGCTTTGATAATATCACCACCAACACCAATGGTTTTGCGTTGCTGAAAACCGCTGCCTGCCGGCGCCAGACTACCTTCTGGAAGAGCGGCTATCGCCTTCTGAACGGCTTCCCGGTAAGTGTCCAGGGCCATTGTCCGGTTGGGGTCAACCTGATTCACCAAGGTCATTACGCCCAGGGGAGAAACCGTGTGGTGAAAGGATTTATTAGCATCGAAATAGCCACCCATTGTGCTGGTATTGCCTAGATTGAGAGCAAAGGTCGTTGGCCATACTTTACGCGGAATGGCTCCAATCGTAAACAGCTCAGCTTCGCGTTCGGCCGTTAGCGTCGTGTCAATTTTCAGGCTGCTGCCACCAGGCAGAATGCTGGCCAGCTCGTCGTACAACCGGTTTTTGTTCATCAATTTACTTTCCTTACCGCCCTTGACATCGCTGCTGAAAACGATGAATACGCGCTCGTTGGGAATATTATAACGCTGGATCGAATCCAGGCAGCTTTTCAGCGCCAGCTGGCGCTGACCAACCGCGCCGGAAGCGTCACTGACCAGCGTAATATCCGGAATGTTGATAACCGAGCGAATATCTTTTTCGTAGAAATCGCTTTCGTACTGGGTCTTGAAAATCGCCAGTTTGATATCGGAAGCACCCACCTGAATGCCAGCATACAGGTTCTTGCCCGAAATATCCCGGATGATTTCATTGACCCCCCAGGCACTGGCTACGTATTTGAGCTGAGCGTACTGCCCCCGGGCAATCTCCAGGTAATGAACGGCCGCATCGTAGTCTTCCAGATCATTGTAGGACGTCCCCAGCATTTCATTGGCAACGGCTTCCCAGTAAAGATTTTTTGATTGCACGGCAGGCAGTGCCCGTTTCAGCAGACTGATGGATTCATCGGACTTGTTGACTTCCCGCAGTGTACTGGCAAGCTTGATAAAATGGATGGCCTGTGTAACAGACCGGGCATCCTGAGCAATCGCAGCCGTAATGGAGCAGGTCAGGACAAACGCGACTAACAACTTTTTCATTTTAAGTGAATTGGTAGGTAAACAAGACTAGTGAAAACGTTTCTTTTTATTGAGTTCCCGCTCCAGATCGCTGAGATCGGCGGTATACGCGTTGGCAGAACTGGCAGTTGATCGGACCGGGGTCGTACGGACAGCCTGCCGGAATGTTGGGGCAGATGCGGTGTACACCTCCGGTGAAATCGCAACACGGGGCTGAGACTGCGCTGGTTCCGCTACGGCTGTTGGTCTTTCCAGTATCGCTGCCAGAGCGGGGTTTGTCTTCGTTTCAGGAACTACGACTGGCTGGGTATTACTGACTGGTTTGGACGTAGTGACTGGCCGGGTAACCGGCGCTGTAACTGCTACAGCCGCTGGTTCGACAACGGTCACCTCCGTTATCTGCTGAGCAGGTATGGCTTTAACCAGGCGCTGCTCGGTTACGGTCGGGTAAATCACTTTTGGTAGTTCCGTTGAACGCTGGGTAACTGTATTATACACCAGTGATTCTGATTTTACGGTGCCCTTCCGGGTTGCCAGCTGAACGGATTGCTGACAGGTGAACTGCTTTAACTGAACGTTGTAGGTCCCTTTGAGGCTGGTTAGTACGTTTTTGTCGGTAACGATGCGGCCTTTCTGGGTGTAGGTGACAACACCGGCCGTCAGATCGTAATCGAGCTGGGTAGTGGTGAGGATGGTTCTGTGATCCTGAAACATGACCCGGCCATACACCAGCAAATGCCGATCGGAATAAGCAAAGACGGCCGAGTCGCCACGGGCCGTTATAGAGTCTCCCTGCACGATCAGAACGTGGCCATAGGCCCTGACAGCGTGGGCCGCTACATTATGGACTGCCCGATCGCAGAACAGAACAACGCCTTTATGGCGCAGCTTAACATTGCCCGCCAGTTTCTGGGTCAGGTCCTTTGCGTCGACAACATCTGCCGTCAGTTGTTCGGGTAAATTTAAACCTGACTGGGCACGAACAGCCTGGACTACCAACAAGCCAACGACCAGGAAAATAAATCTGATAAAAAGTCCGGAGCTAAGTACACGTTTACAAGCAGCCATAGTAGGTATGGAAGCCGTTTTGTATCTGTTTTTGAATAAAAACTAACTAATGGCGGGCTTCCGTGGCTAATAGGACTAAGTGCTTTTACCTAAGTCACTCATGTAGAATACTAGGCTAGATAGGACATATTGAATTATTTTAAAAATTATAGGCCGTTACAAACTCCTCTCTGTAATGTTGTTGTGTATACTTTTTGTGGTAATTATTGATTTAGAGTAGTAAAGACCATGGTTTACATTGATCGGCAATTGAACAAACAGATGATTCGCTGGGACTGAAAAAAAACGAAATAATCGGTGTCGTAGAAAGGAGAGACGTGAAAAAGCAAGCGTAAAGCATCTTATTTTCGAGCCACAACCATTGCCCGACCCGGTAGCGTCCGATACCAAATGACCTTATACGGGCGCAGTCCGGCCGTTTCCTGCCACTGCTGTATTTCAGCGATTGAATAATTTCCGGCTGTGCTACTAAGTCCGTAAAAGAGGTCGGTGCTGCTACCCACCAGTTCGGGTTTCGCACCGGTTTGGGGGCGAATGAATTCGTTGACGATGAAAACTCCACCTGGCCGCAATGCCCGGCTTACCTTACTGGCAACATCCTGATTCTGGTCGTTAGTGAAATGGTGAGCCAGGCTCGAAAGCAGTACGATATCATACTGGTTTTCACCAAAATCATCGGTCAGGGCGTTACCTGCTTGATGAACAACCCGATCGCCCAGCTCCT encodes:
- a CDS encoding YjjG family noncanonical pyrimidine nucleotidase; translation: MPYKHLFFDLDHTLWDFDRNSAECLSELYTTFRLADAGITSESEFSRHFIDINKKLWADYDKNLIEHTYIRENRFPMAFRALGIDPALIKADLNAEYLRLLPYKPHLLESARELLDHLHGRYPMHIITNGFAEIQAIKMDSAEIAHYFTNVVTSENANAKKPDPLVFEYALRISGANAADSLMIGDNYEADILGAKGAGLDTVFYNPAGISVDEQPTYNIRHWSELMDIL
- a CDS encoding tetratricopeptide repeat protein, whose translation is MKKLLVAFVLTCSITAAIAQDARSVTQAIHFIKLASTLREVNKSDESISLLKRALPAVQSKNLYWEAVANEMLGTSYNDLEDYDAAVHYLEIARGQYAQLKYVASAWGVNEIIRDISGKNLYAGIQVGASDIKLAIFKTQYESDFYEKDIRSVINIPDITLVSDASGAVGQRQLALKSCLDSIQRYNIPNERVFIVFSSDVKGGKESKLMNKNRLYDELASILPGGSSLKIDTTLTAEREAELFTIGAIPRKVWPTTFALNLGNTSTMGGYFDANKSFHHTVSPLGVMTLVNQVDPNRTMALDTYREAVQKAIAALPEGSLAPAGSGFQQRKTIGVGGDIIKALVTYLHPDKSTTTAVAITKQDIDQFKRLALSDYASLVRPDLSYIGDPAVLAKASQDIRTMQNLVSQKQLIAGALLLEATANDYARQGSSKRMVFIRDSDIGWVTGKFLETINFEYESTIAKGSLYTR
- a CDS encoding OstA-like protein encodes the protein MAACKRVLSSGLFIRFIFLVVGLLVVQAVRAQSGLNLPEQLTADVVDAKDLTQKLAGNVKLRHKGVVLFCDRAVHNVAAHAVRAYGHVLIVQGDSITARGDSAVFAYSDRHLLVYGRVMFQDHRTILTTTQLDYDLTAGVVTYTQKGRIVTDKNVLTSLKGTYNVQLKQFTCQQSVQLATRKGTVKSESLVYNTVTQRSTELPKVIYPTVTEQRLVKAIPAQQITEVTVVEPAAVAVTAPVTRPVTTSKPVSNTQPVVVPETKTNPALAAILERPTAVAEPAQSQPRVAISPEVYTASAPTFRQAVRTTPVRSTASSANAYTADLSDLERELNKKKRFH
- a CDS encoding 3-hydroxyacyl-CoA dehydrogenase produces the protein MDVSRSTALISGGASGLGEATARLLVSQGANVVIADLNEQRGTALADELGSNTRFIKTDVTNEADVQAAVNLAVELFGGLHINVNCAGIAEARKTVGKVAGMYGAHSLAVFQKVIAINLIGTFNVVRLAALAMEHNDPQPNDSPFAGERGVIVNTASIAAFDGQIGQAAYAASKGGIASMTLPIARDLARSGIRVMTIAPGLFETPLLAGLPEDARLSLGQQVPFPARLGRPAEYAQLVQAIIENPILNGEVIRLDGAIRMAPK